A single region of the Salipaludibacillus sp. LMS25 genome encodes:
- a CDS encoding ATP-binding cassette domain-containing protein → MLILNHVSKEFLSNPVLKDISLTFENGVYGLLSPNGAGKTTLLKMITTLLFPTSGEILWNGQAIKELGADYRGILGYLPQDFGYYGNYTPTRFLLYIAALQKMNKKEAKKKINELLELVALSDVKNKKMKRFSGGMIQRVGIAQAMLNNPKLLVLDEPTAGLDPKERVRFRNLIHRLAQDKIVILSTHIVSDVETIAKQIIMIKNHKLYCCETPSQITQSVQGKIFEIPATYHLTPEQLLLSERESDEGHLMRIASPFVPKEGLEVRPSLEDAFLYIYRDEVVTNASANYPL, encoded by the coding sequence ATGTTAATACTTAACCACGTCAGCAAGGAATTTCTGTCCAATCCCGTTTTGAAAGATATTTCTTTAACTTTTGAAAATGGTGTTTACGGATTACTGTCTCCAAATGGCGCAGGAAAAACGACATTATTAAAAATGATTACAACACTTTTATTCCCCACTTCTGGTGAAATATTATGGAATGGACAAGCGATTAAAGAGCTAGGTGCAGATTATCGTGGCATATTAGGTTATTTACCACAAGATTTTGGTTACTATGGAAATTACACGCCTACAAGGTTTTTATTATATATTGCGGCATTACAAAAAATGAATAAGAAAGAGGCGAAAAAAAAGATTAATGAGCTTTTAGAACTTGTTGCACTTTCTGATGTGAAAAACAAGAAAATGAAACGTTTTTCAGGAGGAATGATCCAACGGGTAGGAATTGCTCAAGCAATGTTAAATAATCCAAAGTTACTGGTTTTGGATGAACCGACAGCGGGCTTAGATCCAAAAGAACGCGTCCGTTTTCGCAATTTGATTCATCGTCTCGCTCAAGACAAGATTGTCATTTTATCTACACATATTGTTTCGGATGTAGAGACTATTGCAAAACAAATCATTATGATTAAGAATCATAAATTGTATTGTTGTGAAACACCTTCCCAAATTACTCAGTCGGTACAAGGAAAAATTTTTGAAATTCCTGCTACTTATCATTTAACTCCAGAGCAATTGCTATTAAGTGAAAGAGAAAGCGATGAAGGTCATTTGATGAGAATTGCAAGTCCATTTGTCCCAAAGGAAGGGTTGGAAGTACGGCCAAGTTTAGAAGACGCGTTTCTGTACATTTATCGAGATGAGGTCGTTACAAATGCTTCTGCGAATTATCCCCTTTGA
- a CDS encoding RNA polymerase sigma factor, whose translation MLTDKRLIRYILKKGSNQAADELIRRYYDDLYFYLYRQVGNGDDALDLTQEVFIAALKGLSSYDDRKSSFRTWIFRIGTYKVIDARRKVKITWLELKDVEWIEEKDFDESLYQKELLGTINQFVASFHPEIQEIFRLRVYGELSFPEIATLLTQKEERIKAQYYRLIKKIREEFCEHD comes from the coding sequence GTGTTAACTGATAAGCGTTTAATCCGTTACATATTAAAAAAAGGTTCGAATCAAGCTGCGGATGAATTGATTCGACGTTATTACGACGACCTGTATTTTTATCTTTATCGTCAAGTAGGTAATGGAGATGACGCTCTTGATTTAACACAGGAAGTTTTCATCGCTGCTCTAAAAGGGTTGAGCTCTTATGATGATCGCAAATCTTCGTTTCGCACATGGATTTTCCGTATTGGAACCTATAAAGTCATTGATGCAAGACGCAAGGTAAAGATAACTTGGTTAGAATTGAAAGATGTAGAGTGGATAGAAGAAAAGGATTTTGATGAGAGTTTGTATCAGAAAGAATTATTAGGGACGATTAATCAATTTGTTGCAAGTTTTCATCCAGAAATTCAAGAAATCTTCCGGTTACGAGTCTATGGAGAATTATCATTTCCAGAGATCGCCACATTACTTACTCAAAAAGAAGAACGAATCAAAGCTCAGTACTATCGATTGATAAAAAAAATTAGAGAGGAGTTTTGTGAACATGATTAG
- a CDS encoding MFS transporter, giving the protein MKKNIDRLIIILLALGAFVTGTSEFVVSGILELISFDLNISISLAGQLIAIYSLSYAIGALVLVMLTAKFDRKKVLLSAIFTFILGNLIAFFSYNYPLLMFSRVVMAMSGGLYIVVATNYAAQIAAPENRGSAMATVITGFTVSLVLGVPIGTFLAGYLDWHYIFLIIALGTVFLLAALYKLLPNIKTNQPLPFKEQLQIIKDKRVLTGLMTTIFWILGYTMVFAYISPLLSHAARFSIEMTSIALFVLGTFAFIGSRFGGYAVDKWGPNHTISLSLCVHIIALLVLTFTQYSPLGVFITLAIWGVATWTTTPAKQFYLISLKPHASETVLSFNTALMNVGMMLGSALGGIIIQYMHIVNLSWIAALFVVIALVFIKYSFYLNKTKLFLKQV; this is encoded by the coding sequence TTGAAAAAGAATATAGACAGGTTAATTATCATTTTATTAGCTTTGGGGGCATTTGTTACAGGAACTTCAGAGTTCGTAGTTTCCGGAATTTTAGAACTGATTTCTTTTGATTTAAATATATCTATATCATTGGCTGGTCAGTTGATAGCTATCTATTCTCTCTCTTATGCCATCGGGGCATTAGTTTTGGTAATGTTAACTGCTAAATTTGATCGTAAAAAGGTGCTTTTATCTGCTATTTTTACATTTATTTTAGGCAATCTCATAGCATTTTTTAGCTACAACTATCCATTACTCATGTTTTCAAGAGTGGTTATGGCCATGAGTGGTGGATTGTATATCGTCGTTGCCACCAATTACGCCGCTCAAATCGCAGCTCCAGAAAATAGAGGGAGTGCCATGGCAACAGTCATTACCGGTTTTACTGTTTCATTAGTCCTTGGAGTACCAATTGGGACATTTTTAGCCGGCTATTTAGATTGGCATTACATTTTTCTTATCATTGCTCTCGGTACCGTTTTTTTGTTAGCGGCACTATATAAATTATTACCAAACATAAAAACCAATCAGCCGCTGCCATTTAAGGAACAGCTACAAATTATTAAAGATAAACGGGTCCTTACTGGATTAATGACGACGATTTTTTGGATATTAGGTTATACGATGGTTTTTGCCTATATTTCTCCATTGTTAAGTCACGCTGCTCGTTTTTCTATAGAGATGACGAGTATCGCTTTATTTGTATTAGGCACGTTTGCTTTTATCGGTTCACGCTTTGGAGGTTATGCAGTCGACAAATGGGGGCCAAATCACACCATATCCTTAAGCTTATGCGTTCATATTATCGCTTTACTTGTCCTAACATTTACACAATACTCACCACTGGGGGTATTTATCACATTAGCTATTTGGGGTGTGGCAACGTGGACTACGACACCAGCAAAACAATTTTATTTGATATCACTAAAACCACACGCCTCTGAAACCGTACTAAGTTTTAATACTGCATTAATGAATGTGGGTATGATGTTGGGATCGGCATTGGGTGGAATCATCATTCAGTATATGCATATCGTCAATTTAAGTTGGATTGCTGCCTTATTCGTCGTCATCGCCCTTGTTTTTATTAAGTATTCTTTTTATTTAAACAAAACAAAGTTGTTTTTGAAGCAGGTCTAG
- a CDS encoding LysR family transcriptional regulator produces MSFVRFEIVAKVAELGSFTATADKLNMTQSAVSHAVASLETEWGVSLLIRDRKKGITLSDAGQKILPHIREVLKRIEIINQEIALVTNLETGIIRVGTFASASSCLLPKLLAKFQKKHPNIEFKFFEGTYEEITEWLRSGIIDIGFVVKGQSSLNFDLVPLIKDKMVVAYHPDHRFQFKETVDMNDLMDESFIMPTGMYQSHVEALFKEANIEPSILFEVHDCTTIANMVQEGLGVTIGPELFLKTHQTIKVSKLTIENNREVALACHSIANASPAVKEFLTTAKHVFYQN; encoded by the coding sequence ATGAGCTTTGTTCGCTTTGAAATTGTCGCAAAAGTAGCCGAGCTAGGAAGCTTTACAGCAACCGCCGACAAGTTAAACATGACGCAATCAGCAGTAAGTCATGCTGTTGCTAGTTTAGAAACTGAGTGGGGTGTTTCTCTATTAATCCGTGATCGTAAAAAAGGAATAACCCTTAGCGACGCAGGGCAAAAAATTCTTCCACATATTAGAGAAGTACTGAAAAGAATAGAAATCATTAATCAAGAAATAGCATTAGTAACAAACCTAGAAACGGGCATCATCCGTGTTGGGACGTTTGCCAGTGCTTCTTCTTGCTTATTGCCTAAATTGCTCGCTAAATTCCAGAAAAAACATCCTAACATAGAATTCAAGTTTTTCGAAGGAACGTATGAAGAAATAACAGAATGGTTAAGGTCAGGAATTATCGACATTGGGTTTGTCGTAAAAGGACAATCAAGCTTAAATTTTGATTTGGTTCCTCTTATAAAAGACAAGATGGTGGTAGCCTATCATCCAGATCATAGATTCCAGTTCAAAGAAACAGTGGATATGAATGATTTAATGGATGAGTCTTTTATTATGCCGACAGGGATGTATCAATCCCATGTAGAGGCATTGTTTAAAGAAGCAAACATCGAACCATCGATTCTGTTTGAAGTTCACGACTGTACAACTATTGCAAATATGGTTCAAGAAGGACTTGGCGTTACAATTGGTCCAGAACTATTTTTAAAGACTCACCAAACTATAAAGGTGAGCAAACTAACGATTGAAAACAATCGTGAAGTGGCTCTTGCTTGTCATTCTATTGCCAATGCTTCTCCGGCTGTAAAGGAATTTCTTACTACTGCTAAGCATGTTTTTTATCAAAATTAA
- a CDS encoding NCS2 family permease — MDRYFRFDELGTNYRREIMGGLTTFLAMAYILFVNPSILSSAGMDEGAVYVATALAAAIGTIIMGVLARYPIALAPGMGLNAFFTYTVVIGMGIPWETALLGVFISGLVFILITVVGIREIVINAIPAELKYAAGAGIGLFIAFIGLKNAGIVVRSEATLVELGHLGAPATLLAIFGIVATVIFITLGIKGGIFYGMILTAVVGMIFGTVPLPDQIIGSIPSISPTLFAVFAPFGEMAFGEVFTLQLFIVILTFLFVDFFDTAGTLYAVANQAGFVKDNKLPRAQRALIADSSATSIGALLGTSTTTAYIESSSGIAAGARSGFASVVTGLLFIVALFFSPLLVVVTNSVTAPALIIVGVLMAGALADIDWRRFEIAVPSFFTVLAMPLTYSIATGIALGFIMYPITMVCKGRAKDVHPIMYALFVIFILYFIFLGE; from the coding sequence ATGGACCGTTATTTTCGTTTTGACGAGTTAGGAACGAATTACCGCCGTGAGATCATGGGTGGTCTTACGACATTTTTAGCAATGGCTTATATTTTATTTGTAAACCCATCTATTCTTTCTAGTGCAGGCATGGACGAAGGAGCCGTATACGTAGCGACAGCTCTTGCGGCAGCAATCGGTACGATCATTATGGGTGTACTAGCCCGTTACCCAATCGCTTTAGCCCCAGGAATGGGACTTAACGCCTTTTTTACGTATACCGTTGTAATAGGCATGGGAATCCCTTGGGAAACGGCATTATTAGGTGTTTTTATTTCAGGTCTTGTATTTATTCTTATTACAGTCGTTGGTATTCGAGAAATCGTCATAAACGCCATTCCAGCAGAGTTAAAATATGCAGCTGGAGCAGGGATCGGGTTGTTTATTGCCTTTATCGGTTTAAAAAATGCCGGTATTGTCGTGAGGTCTGAAGCCACATTAGTTGAATTAGGTCATTTAGGCGCTCCGGCAACATTGTTAGCTATTTTCGGTATTGTGGCCACCGTCATATTCATCACATTAGGTATTAAAGGCGGTATTTTTTACGGGATGATTTTGACAGCAGTGGTGGGCATGATTTTTGGTACCGTACCATTGCCTGACCAGATAATAGGGTCTATTCCAAGTATCTCTCCTACGTTGTTTGCGGTATTCGCACCTTTTGGAGAAATGGCCTTTGGGGAAGTTTTCACCTTGCAATTATTCATTGTTATTTTGACATTTTTATTCGTTGACTTTTTTGATACGGCAGGAACGTTGTATGCGGTTGCCAACCAAGCGGGATTTGTAAAGGATAATAAGCTGCCACGGGCACAACGGGCGTTAATTGCCGATTCTTCGGCTACGTCTATCGGCGCTTTACTAGGAACATCAACGACAACAGCTTACATCGAGTCGTCATCAGGTATTGCCGCTGGTGCTCGTTCAGGGTTTGCTTCAGTCGTAACAGGGTTATTATTCATCGTAGCGCTCTTTTTCTCACCATTACTCGTTGTCGTCACAAACTCTGTGACAGCGCCTGCGTTAATTATTGTCGGGGTGCTTATGGCAGGAGCGTTGGCTGATATTGACTGGAGACGATTCGAAATTGCTGTCCCATCCTTCTTCACTGTGTTGGCGATGCCGTTAACATACAGTATTGCCACAGGGATCGCTCTAGGCTTTATTATGTATCCCATCACGATGGTATGTAAAGGGCGGGCTAAAGACGTTCACCCAATTATGTACGCCTTGTTTGTCATCTTTATTTTATATTTTATTTTCCTTGGTGAATAA
- a CDS encoding DUF4176 domain-containing protein produces MMTINRDFQLKTLLTDAIEQMVHPLEQAGSDDGKGILLALQDVFISDPQLVTQLYQAYRQSVGSLTLSHHGDNLVYEREGDDHTIRFKQAWVSFNNEHYASYLAVTLEMVREVLPLGSVVELDPLYFKPSEKTDSPTLLVITGRFIAPKGYTTYFPYKGVVYPVGEVKANAHVHFTTPLIKKVIQRGYKDESELAFELMMKKELILDRGMTSLEFSPKAMTQLQTELTKN; encoded by the coding sequence ATGATGACTATCAACCGCGATTTTCAACTTAAAACATTGTTAACAGACGCCATCGAGCAGATGGTCCACCCGTTAGAACAGGCTGGAAGTGACGACGGGAAAGGCATCTTATTAGCGTTACAGGACGTTTTTATTAGCGATCCACAGCTAGTGACACAGTTATATCAGGCTTATCGACAAAGCGTGGGCTCACTGACGCTCTCGCATCATGGGGATAATCTTGTCTACGAAAGAGAAGGGGACGACCATACGATACGTTTCAAACAAGCATGGGTGTCCTTTAATAATGAACACTATGCCTCGTATCTTGCAGTAACGTTAGAAATGGTGAGAGAGGTTTTACCGTTAGGGTCCGTTGTCGAATTAGACCCTCTCTACTTTAAACCGAGCGAGAAAACAGATTCTCCCACGTTACTTGTCATTACAGGACGCTTTATTGCCCCAAAAGGCTATACGACGTACTTCCCTTATAAAGGTGTCGTCTATCCGGTCGGGGAAGTGAAAGCAAACGCCCATGTGCACTTCACGACACCGTTAATCAAAAAAGTGATCCAGCGCGGGTATAAAGACGAAAGTGAATTAGCTTTTGAACTGATGATGAAGAAGGAATTAATTCTAGATAGAGGGATGACCTCCCTTGAATTTTCTCCTAAGGCTATGACACAGCTACAAACAGAATTGACTAAAAATTAA
- a CDS encoding EndoU domain-containing protein, producing the protein MIRDLKINYGILDDIVEQLTVYHQALQTMETSLHQLKVYMKTNEGEAIDAWEEKIAESEDTISEYAEQVTDLLTLFDRYVTDTTAYITPVARQVMMRVDRNDIWFNLCQISAGISQHTMNAVFATQRAPSILNLGDLSQEAREASSQNKAKLDLIRDKIKETNQTMSSKMDSLWDLYNSKVKPFENTDDDYSQKANDIKKKYTSMWEWLVEGVKNAVVTYIDFIRGVVAGLVDLVEGVLVLVGNGLILVISDIIPDDIEPAFLKNKSDSIIDDFQAVTKQLLEDPFIIVESIGQSISDAWEEEGAMYMGGYVAADVLVTIAGGKALQSGSILGDVSSTGRTLDKLGDTTQALDKAGDVAKRVDQVEDVVKGTGNNSKPVSGAKSIITPEMKGKILLGQRKNPNKNEIIGGHSSNINNSHSNYATEAIKINPDGTKDIKYITQFPDGNLSKIKNSTIFPEGWSDIKILDSITDIGNSPPISIRGRDGATFHRGIVDGVEIDVIKIGDTVVSGYPTGQINAPLPGGFSK; encoded by the coding sequence ATGATACGTGACTTAAAGATTAATTACGGTATTTTAGATGATATTGTCGAGCAATTAACTGTTTATCACCAAGCGCTCCAAACGATGGAAACGTCCCTTCACCAACTGAAAGTCTATATGAAAACAAATGAAGGGGAAGCCATTGACGCGTGGGAAGAGAAGATAGCAGAGTCAGAGGACACCATCAGTGAATATGCCGAGCAAGTGACAGACCTTCTCACGTTGTTTGATCGTTATGTAACGGATACGACGGCGTATATCACGCCAGTGGCCAGGCAGGTGATGATGCGCGTTGACCGCAATGATATTTGGTTTAATTTATGCCAAATCTCTGCAGGCATTTCACAACATACAATGAACGCTGTATTTGCCACTCAGCGAGCCCCGTCCATTCTTAACCTTGGGGACCTATCACAGGAAGCCCGGGAAGCGAGCAGTCAAAATAAAGCGAAATTAGACCTGATTCGTGATAAAATAAAAGAGACGAATCAGACGATGTCTAGTAAAATGGACAGCCTGTGGGACCTGTACAACTCAAAAGTAAAACCGTTTGAGAACACGGACGATGACTACAGTCAAAAAGCAAATGACATTAAGAAGAAGTATACCTCCATGTGGGAATGGCTCGTGGAAGGGGTTAAAAACGCGGTCGTCACGTATATAGATTTTATAAGGGGCGTTGTAGCCGGTTTAGTTGACTTGGTGGAAGGCGTACTCGTATTAGTCGGGAATGGCCTTATCCTAGTTATCTCCGACATCATACCTGACGACATTGAACCTGCTTTTCTTAAAAACAAATCTGACAGCATAATAGATGACTTCCAAGCGGTCACGAAGCAACTCCTCGAAGACCCATTTATCATCGTGGAATCAATTGGCCAGTCTATATCCGACGCGTGGGAAGAAGAAGGTGCCATGTATATGGGTGGCTATGTGGCAGCGGATGTGCTCGTGACCATCGCCGGAGGGAAGGCGCTTCAGTCGGGTAGCATCCTAGGTGATGTGAGTAGTACAGGACGAACACTGGACAAACTAGGTGACACCACCCAAGCGCTGGACAAAGCAGGGGATGTGGCAAAGCGTGTTGATCAGGTTGAGGATGTTGTTAAGGGTACGGGTAATAATAGTAAGCCAGTCAGCGGAGCTAAATCAATTATCACACCTGAAATGAAGGGAAAAATCCTTTTGGGACAGAGAAAGAACCCTAATAAAAATGAAATTATTGGGGGGCATTCATCAAACATTAATAATAGCCATTCTAATTATGCTACAGAAGCTATTAAAATCAACCCTGATGGTACGAAAGATATCAAATATATAACTCAATTTCCTGATGGGAATCTTTCAAAAATAAAAAATAGTACAATATTTCCTGAAGGTTGGAGTGATATTAAAATCTTAGATAGTATAACTGATATTGGTAATTCTCCTCCAATAAGTATTAGAGGTAGAGATGGAGCAACTTTCCATAGGGGAATTGTTGATGGTGTAGAAATTGATGTTATTAAAATAGGTGATACGGTAGTTAGCGGCTACCCAACAGGACAAATTAATGCTCCATTACCAGGGGGGTTTAGTAAATAG
- a CDS encoding CdiA family toxin C-terminal domain-containing protein, translated as MTPPKRVDQVEDVVKGNKFNFVGNAKNHLINVKKVNTKKGIVGGHKWMN; from the coding sequence GTGACACCACCCAAGCGTGTTGATCAGGTTGAGGATGTTGTTAAGGGTAATAAATTTAATTTTGTTGGAAATGCAAAAAATCATCTAATAAATGTTAAAAAAGTTAATACTAAAAAAGGTATTGTTGGTGGTCATAAATGGATGAATTGA
- a CDS encoding M50 family metallopeptidase, translating into MTVGSYGLSILFKFQETFFLYVILCVCLFFFILLHELGHVIAGKLVGFQFEFLTIGPLTISKSNEEITFSQNESWELVGGITRSYLSTKNEVRKRVIIYTAGGPFISLILATMFLIFNLFFGLEILFYSFLLNLGLFVATILPVGNNSITTDGKCLLILFRNNSNTKWYLNNFLLMNELLSLKRPRNWDRDTVNYFKGKLNSKNTECEYKDRVCTLIYYHQTDVDNNKERLVALDELLSFELSEDLKEIVSSSYILFEFLNPSEDMDYSYLEQLYEELDSTNKSNESGFLRAKCIISFLTGQIKVAKEELSKLESLQQNFENGSLANTYGFLRLEKDWLKELKRKINPSKM; encoded by the coding sequence ATGACAGTAGGATCTTATGGACTATCCATACTATTTAAATTCCAAGAAACTTTCTTTCTTTATGTTATTTTATGTGTTTGTTTGTTCTTTTTTATTCTATTACATGAACTTGGTCACGTAATAGCTGGAAAACTCGTGGGATTTCAGTTTGAATTTTTAACTATAGGACCGCTAACAATTTCTAAAAGCAATGAAGAAATTACTTTTTCTCAAAATGAAAGTTGGGAATTAGTTGGAGGTATAACAAGGTCTTATTTATCCACTAAAAACGAGGTAAGAAAAAGAGTAATAATTTATACGGCAGGTGGTCCTTTCATAAGCTTAATACTTGCTACGATGTTTTTAATTTTTAATCTTTTTTTTGGTTTAGAAATATTGTTCTATTCTTTTCTTTTGAATTTAGGATTATTTGTTGCTACTATCCTTCCAGTTGGTAACAATTCTATTACTACTGATGGAAAGTGTTTATTAATTCTTTTCAGGAACAATTCCAACACAAAATGGTATTTAAACAATTTTCTATTAATGAACGAATTACTTAGTTTGAAGAGGCCAAGGAACTGGGACCGTGACACTGTGAACTATTTTAAGGGAAAACTTAATTCAAAAAACACTGAATGTGAATATAAGGATAGAGTTTGCACTTTAATTTACTATCACCAAACTGATGTTGATAATAACAAGGAGAGATTGGTGGCTTTAGATGAATTATTGAGCTTTGAACTCAGTGAAGACTTGAAAGAGATCGTATCCTCTTCATATATTTTGTTCGAATTCCTCAATCCTTCAGAGGATATGGATTACTCTTATCTAGAGCAATTGTATGAAGAATTAGATTCAACAAATAAAAGTAATGAATCTGGATTTTTGCGAGCAAAATGCATTATTAGCTTTTTGACTGGCCAAATTAAAGTAGCGAAAGAAGAGTTGTCAAAATTAGAATCATTACAACAAAATTTTGAAAATGGTTCATTAGCCAACACATACGGATTTTTACGTTTAGAAAAAGATTGGTTGAAGGAACTAAAGCGTAAGATCAATCCCTCAAAAATGTGA
- a CDS encoding RICIN domain-containing protein: MRRVRLGVKLLLVMMLLFPLFNSNQTHAWTDMPMDKLRVDGNQLVNSDGQPVLLSGWHQPSGSYWTYQSSPYYLQRHGGNRHAANLEYLKDISDTFTDTSPKYGNDHGWYMNQVRLFIDREDMGDVAAGTYNFEGLQEVTENVIIPYVEYAKTKGLYVTLGLDFTLLDDKATTQSNLDKFNEIWEYLASHPALKSADHVMFEIVNEPVLSYANGKWGGHPSDPDFEDHWNALVDFQDSIISTIRKQGADNVIWAAGLGWDQYYQLCASNPLTDPLDNTGYAVHWYPGYGANDDYSTLQEQWDTNIKPCADNYPINITETTWYKWLPGDPDYWRLFDGTNEGFGKNTKAIFTEAGNVSIAVHMNGFILEPGTRSSFADPTAGLKYDGDTERDGMARFIFDWYYERAQLYPWNGVWNGIHSGSTYKLQNRASGKMIDVPGGQNTSHLQLQQWSDNGATAQQWVIDDMGQYTNYYRLQSVSSSDNKVMDVRNGTSNNGEAIQLMSDFQNTAQQFRLIKLSNGYWSIINVNSNKAVEVVDSSSADGALLQQSMYRGDLNQQWDLIKID, encoded by the coding sequence ATGAGAAGAGTTCGTTTAGGAGTAAAGCTACTGTTAGTGATGATGTTGTTGTTCCCTTTATTTAACAGCAACCAGACACATGCTTGGACAGATATGCCAATGGACAAGCTTCGTGTAGACGGTAATCAGTTAGTAAACAGTGATGGACAACCGGTTTTATTAAGCGGCTGGCATCAGCCTTCAGGCTCTTATTGGACGTACCAAAGTAGTCCTTACTACTTGCAACGACATGGTGGTAATCGGCACGCGGCGAATTTAGAGTACTTGAAAGATATTAGCGATACCTTCACGGACACGTCACCTAAATACGGAAATGATCATGGATGGTATATGAATCAAGTCCGGTTGTTCATCGACCGAGAAGATATGGGGGATGTTGCAGCTGGAACATACAATTTTGAAGGTTTGCAAGAAGTGACTGAAAATGTGATTATTCCATATGTTGAATATGCAAAGACAAAAGGGCTGTATGTTACACTTGGTCTTGACTTCACCCTTCTTGATGATAAGGCAACAACGCAATCAAACCTTGATAAGTTTAATGAAATTTGGGAATATCTTGCCTCACATCCAGCCTTAAAAAGCGCAGACCATGTCATGTTTGAAATTGTTAATGAACCCGTTCTTTCATATGCAAATGGCAAATGGGGTGGGCATCCGTCAGATCCAGATTTTGAAGATCACTGGAATGCGTTAGTAGATTTCCAAGACTCTATTATCTCTACAATTCGAAAGCAAGGTGCAGATAACGTTATTTGGGCAGCAGGTCTCGGTTGGGATCAATACTATCAGCTTTGCGCTTCAAATCCATTGACAGACCCTTTAGATAATACTGGTTATGCTGTTCATTGGTATCCTGGATATGGCGCTAATGATGATTACTCAACTTTACAGGAACAATGGGATACAAATATTAAGCCATGCGCAGATAACTATCCGATTAATATAACGGAGACAACGTGGTACAAATGGTTACCAGGAGACCCTGACTATTGGCGTTTATTCGATGGGACGAATGAAGGGTTTGGAAAGAATACTAAAGCTATTTTTACAGAAGCAGGGAATGTCAGTATTGCTGTTCATATGAATGGATTTATATTAGAACCTGGCACGAGGAGCTCGTTTGCAGATCCTACTGCTGGTCTAAAGTACGATGGTGATACCGAACGTGATGGGATGGCACGCTTTATCTTTGACTGGTATTACGAACGCGCACAGCTGTATCCTTGGAACGGCGTATGGAATGGCATCCATTCTGGCTCCACCTACAAACTACAAAATCGCGCATCTGGGAAAATGATTGACGTGCCTGGGGGACAAAACACCAGCCACCTCCAGCTCCAACAATGGTCTGATAATGGGGCGACAGCACAACAATGGGTCATAGATGACATGGGCCAATATACTAATTATTACAGACTACAAAGTGTTAGCTCGTCTGATAACAAAGTCATGGATGTACGAAATGGTACAAGCAATAATGGAGAAGCTATTCAGTTAATGAGTGATTTTCAAAACACTGCGCAACAGTTCAGATTAATCAAGCTTAGCAATGGTTACTGGAGCATTATTAATGTGAATAGCAATAAGGCAGTGGAGGTTGTTGATTCCTCGTCGGCTGACGGCGCCCTGTTACAGCAAAGTATGTATCGTGGGGATTTAAATCAGCAATGGGATTTGATTAAAATTGATTAA
- a CDS encoding NETI motif-containing protein, which translates to MPKKKKFYVEETETINDCLERMGAEGYMPVRRMEEPVLKEVKRGGKMEVEVSHQRIVFEGKLMD; encoded by the coding sequence TTGCCAAAGAAAAAGAAATTCTATGTGGAAGAAACTGAAACGATTAATGACTGTTTAGAAAGAATGGGGGCGGAAGGATATATGCCGGTGCGGCGTATGGAAGAACCAGTCCTTAAAGAAGTGAAGCGCGGCGGTAAAATGGAGGTGGAAGTGTCACATCAACGGATTGTATTTGAGGGTAAATTAATGGACTGA